A window of Tautonia plasticadhaerens contains these coding sequences:
- a CDS encoding efflux RND transporter periplasmic adaptor subunit: MNTFDRRLPARRVAVVSGAVAALLVVGFLLMAWGPWSGGPEGGSGEGEESAGEQETSPQRAGVIAVTGERQRALGIRTAEVRTGVVSQVFDAPGQIVPDEARHAYITPRAPGVVRSVSVQIGQQVEEGQLLAQVDSQEVADARLHLIDALQQLEIARARLNWQQTIYENALDMIEALERDTPPEEIQEAFADRPVGETRERLMQAYAQLYLSGYEEDLYENLKDRDAVAPARYRVEQAEFEKDQAIFRGLMDRMAYEVTLDYTLARQRLREARTAVKVELETLRVLNASPDEILRRFESGELTRDTPEGTAEATLRQAAEAATDPSREVEQLRREQGETPVSTYDIRAPFSGTVLERGRIVPGVVIDGQEQLFTMADLHEVWVEAHVHEGDFFLLQQAEGGTIAFTTAAYPGRVFEGRVLYTGDLVDEKSRTIRMIAQADNPDRLLKPGMFVEIRVRAEDPQELPLAPSSAILTEGDERLVFVQTGPERFERRAIRTGRRDEQEDVVAVLEGLDEGDRVVVHGAFELKAEMIAEGESRTSVLGREGGEAGPGAPTGPDRGGRTDDGGGPGAGD, encoded by the coding sequence ATGAATACCTTCGATCGAAGACTCCCGGCCCGCCGCGTCGCCGTCGTCTCGGGCGCGGTGGCGGCGCTGCTGGTGGTCGGGTTCCTGCTGATGGCCTGGGGCCCCTGGTCCGGAGGGCCGGAGGGGGGATCGGGCGAGGGGGAGGAGTCCGCCGGCGAGCAGGAGACGAGCCCGCAGCGGGCCGGCGTCATCGCCGTCACCGGGGAGCGGCAGCGGGCGCTGGGGATTCGGACCGCCGAGGTCCGCACCGGGGTCGTCTCCCAGGTCTTCGACGCGCCCGGCCAGATCGTGCCCGACGAGGCGAGGCATGCCTACATCACGCCGAGGGCCCCGGGCGTGGTGCGCAGCGTCTCGGTCCAGATCGGCCAGCAGGTCGAGGAGGGGCAACTGCTGGCCCAGGTCGACAGCCAGGAGGTGGCCGACGCGAGGCTGCACCTGATCGACGCGCTGCAGCAGCTGGAGATCGCCCGGGCCCGGCTCAACTGGCAGCAGACGATCTACGAGAACGCCCTGGACATGATCGAGGCCCTGGAGCGGGACACGCCCCCGGAGGAGATCCAGGAGGCCTTCGCCGACCGCCCCGTCGGCGAGACCCGGGAGCGGCTGATGCAGGCTTATGCGCAGCTCTACCTGTCGGGCTACGAGGAGGACCTCTACGAGAACCTCAAGGACCGGGACGCCGTCGCCCCGGCCCGGTACCGCGTCGAGCAGGCCGAGTTCGAGAAGGACCAGGCCATCTTCCGGGGGCTGATGGACCGCATGGCCTACGAGGTCACGCTCGACTACACGCTCGCCCGCCAGCGGCTCCGGGAGGCCCGGACGGCCGTCAAGGTCGAGCTGGAGACCCTCCGGGTGCTCAACGCCTCCCCCGACGAAATCCTCCGCCGGTTCGAGTCCGGCGAGCTGACCCGGGACACCCCCGAGGGCACCGCCGAGGCCACACTCCGCCAGGCCGCCGAGGCGGCCACCGACCCCTCCCGGGAGGTCGAGCAACTGCGACGGGAGCAGGGGGAGACGCCGGTGAGCACCTACGACATCCGGGCCCCATTCTCCGGCACCGTCCTGGAGCGCGGCCGGATCGTCCCCGGCGTGGTCATCGACGGCCAGGAGCAGCTCTTCACCATGGCCGACCTGCACGAGGTCTGGGTCGAGGCCCACGTCCACGAGGGGGACTTCTTCCTCCTCCAGCAGGCCGAGGGGGGCACGATCGCGTTCACCACGGCGGCCTACCCCGGCCGCGTCTTCGAGGGCCGGGTGCTCTACACCGGCGACCTCGTCGACGAGAAGAGCCGGACCATCCGCATGATCGCCCAGGCCGACAACCCCGACCGCCTGCTCAAGCCGGGCATGTTCGTCGAGATCCGCGTCCGGGCCGAGGACCCGCAGGAACTGCCGCTCGCCCCCTCCTCCGCCATCCTCACCGAGGGGGACGAGCGACTCGTCTTCGTCCAGACCGGCCCCGAGCGGTTCGAGCGACGGGCCATCCGCACCGGCCGACGCGACGAGCAGGAGGACGTCGTCGCGGTCCTGGAGGGCCTGGACGAGGGGGACCGTGTGGTCGTCCACGGCGCCTTCGAGCTCAAGGCGGAGATGATCGCCGAGGGCGAGAGCCGCACCTCGGTCCTCGGCCGGGAAGGGGGCGAGGCCGGCCCCGGCGCCCCCACCGGGCCGGACCGGGGCGGCCGGACGGATGACGGCGGCGGGCCGGGCGCCGGCGACTGA
- a CDS encoding TolC family protein yields MTNRTAIGRIAPVLAALLAPGAAEGRQDSGPAGQVEIGAPGFESPVSSSLGQMPGSGGNLGGNAPGSDRPVIGGGTGASGRVPPSLSTPGGDQFQDLGGAGMGLVPGLPEPSVPIFGPMTISDIEDEGPPDGLTLDQAVALLVRNNLTLRSRFFELPKARADILTASLYPNPLLFYDAQLVPYGNYSEEQPGGPVQHDLNIQHPIDLTNKVGARTRVAERAYTVLEAQYRDAVRIEMDNLYRTYLGVLLARRAVDFSRAAVTGLESFLETVRDRRQEELATEVDVNQILLLREQAMIGLEDAIQSERAAKIRLGTLLNLPPSQAEQIPIRGTLFKTETPDPPLGAALVRLALESRPDLAAFRMGVDRSRADLDLALANRLADVYMLYQPFTYQDNDVGVGEQGSYSWALGLTVPLPLYNRNQGNIQRAKLNVEQTKVELTSQERQVVAEVIQAEREYLVSRAAAERLRQVSRPAAEQILETAKLRYRAGEQDLLYVLNAYREYNGFVRQYLSTWLRYRRAMLSLNTAVGRRILP; encoded by the coding sequence GTGACGAATCGAACCGCGATCGGCAGGATCGCCCCGGTCCTGGCGGCCTTGCTCGCGCCGGGGGCCGCCGAGGGGAGGCAGGACTCGGGGCCGGCCGGCCAGGTCGAGATCGGCGCGCCCGGCTTCGAGTCCCCGGTCAGCTCGAGCCTCGGCCAGATGCCGGGTTCCGGGGGGAACCTCGGCGGCAACGCGCCCGGCTCCGACCGGCCGGTGATCGGGGGGGGGACCGGGGCCTCGGGCCGGGTGCCGCCGAGCCTCTCGACGCCCGGGGGGGACCAGTTCCAGGACCTCGGCGGGGCCGGGATGGGGCTGGTCCCGGGCCTGCCGGAGCCCTCGGTGCCGATCTTCGGCCCGATGACGATCTCCGACATCGAGGACGAGGGGCCGCCCGACGGCCTGACGCTGGACCAGGCCGTCGCGCTGCTGGTCCGCAACAACCTCACCCTCCGCAGCCGGTTCTTCGAGCTGCCCAAGGCCCGGGCCGACATCCTCACCGCCAGCCTGTATCCGAATCCCTTGCTCTTCTACGACGCCCAGCTCGTGCCCTACGGCAATTACTCCGAGGAGCAGCCGGGGGGGCCGGTGCAGCACGACCTGAACATCCAGCACCCGATCGACCTGACCAACAAGGTCGGCGCCCGGACCCGGGTGGCCGAGCGGGCCTACACGGTCCTGGAGGCCCAGTACCGGGACGCCGTCCGGATCGAGATGGACAACCTGTATCGCACCTACCTCGGCGTCCTGCTGGCCCGGCGGGCGGTCGACTTCTCCCGGGCGGCCGTCACCGGCCTGGAGTCGTTCCTGGAGACGGTCCGGGACCGGCGGCAGGAGGAGCTGGCGACCGAGGTCGACGTGAACCAGATCCTGCTGCTCCGGGAGCAGGCGATGATCGGCCTGGAGGACGCGATCCAGTCGGAGCGGGCCGCCAAGATCCGGCTCGGGACGCTGCTGAACCTGCCGCCGTCGCAGGCCGAGCAGATCCCGATCCGGGGCACCTTATTCAAGACCGAGACGCCGGACCCTCCCCTGGGAGCGGCGCTCGTCCGGCTTGCCCTGGAATCCCGGCCCGACCTGGCCGCCTTCCGGATGGGGGTCGACCGCAGCCGGGCGGACCTGGATCTGGCCCTGGCCAACCGCCTGGCCGACGTCTACATGCTCTACCAGCCCTTCACCTACCAGGACAACGACGTCGGCGTCGGCGAGCAAGGCTCGTACTCCTGGGCCCTCGGCCTGACGGTCCCGCTGCCGCTCTACAACCGCAACCAGGGGAACATCCAGCGGGCGAAGCTGAACGTCGAGCAGACGAAGGTGGAGCTGACGAGCCAGGAGCGCCAGGTGGTCGCCGAGGTGATCCAGGCCGAGCGCGAGTACCTCGTCTCCCGGGCCGCCGCCGAGCGCCTCCGCCAGGTCTCCCGCCCCGCCGCCGAGCAGATCCTCGAGACGGCCAAGCTCCGCTACCGGGCCGGCGAGCAGGACCTGCTCTACGTCCTCAACGCCTACCGGGAGTACAACGGCTTCGTCCGCCAGTACCTCTCCACCTGGCTCCGATACCGCCGGGCCATGCTCTCGCTGAACACGGCCGTCGGCCGCCGGATCCTGCCCTGA